Genomic segment of Panicum virgatum strain AP13 chromosome 9N, P.virgatum_v5, whole genome shotgun sequence:
gttGTTTGTACAGAGATGGTAGAATCAGTGGTCACAATGGAGGCCCCTCATGCTGAGTTCATCACAAACCAGGGTCTAGAGGGGTACAAGAATTTCACTTATAATGAGTTGTATGTGGCAACAGATGGCTTTAGAATAGACCGCCTCCTGGGACAGGGTGGGTTCGGCCAAGTGTATAAGGGCTTTCTTGGTAGCACCAATCAGGTGTGGGTTCATATGCATCTATTCTGTTATTCTGTCGTAGGCTTGTGgagacccacagccgggtggcgtagtgcacccgtctaatcccagagggtgaaTACTCGAGAAAGCGCTAAGCGATTCGGCATGTCTACCTAGGGAGTAAGAACACGAGAACActcaaggatttagagtggttcggaccgccggagcgtaataccctacatccactgtgagttgtattgctcttgagtaagaatgaatctatcctctgcccaggcTAGGTACTGGCCTCTGCCGGGACCTCTTCGGCCTTGgctttctctaacgggcgtctcccttttatagcccaaggggacgcgtacacaggcgttgagaccacgacaggtgggtccaacgcggatgtatagtatactgcgCAGAAGGCATTAATGGTGCTAGAGTGGTTGGGAATCTCtccccggatacgcttcatcgccctgtggaCTCTCTGACCGATGAGTGGAttcacctgtcccatcggcgaggcgcccgttgaggtagtATAGATTGCGGCGTAGattgttgggtctaccgcgtaggcgtcatgatggacgaaggcaagccgtcgtgtccaactggcgTAACAGACTGAcatgcgtggcgtgggcggcgacaGCAGCTTCACTGTGTgtcttggtaacgcgcgatcaacaatgcagcctggcaaaagtcgtctcgggctctgctgtggcagagcgcacttacgtctcccgtattgaacgtggtaggtgggcgagtcttcccgaggaagcttcgtggccgcgcgcgtgcctgcgcctgcggacacgtggcggctccggacctaccccaggcggggtgtctgttccctccccgttAAGGGGTTCGGATAGtacatgggggtccgggaccccgtgggaggtccggggcccccggctgttaaggcgcggagcttcccctcctcagagacacgtggcgtcaccggacccgtcccagagcggggagcgggtccggggccgttggcccggtgaggtaagagccggacccgtggggcccggctgctccgccccttatggcgtagttacggatgactacgcgagtcctgtcttgctgcagtaggagtgggtatccctgttacagggtaccgacagtggcccccgggcccacctcgggggaggtacgaacccgcaggtggggccattatcgtGACGTGTTCCGACGCAACCTggttgcgttggtgtgctcatgtagagagcgggtgctccggacccacTGGAGGCCAAAGcacctgttgccaggttcaTGTACTAGAGCACTCTCCACATGACggtgaaggtgtaggcttagggtacggaaccgagctaagcggctacacggaacTCGGATCGCCCAGGGAgcgagcaccacttccccggacccggctccTGGCGACCgtacttgggcgaccgtggcgagcggtctccgccggagcgggccaccggagtggacttgggcgaccgtggcgagcggtctccgccggagcggtccaccggagtggacttgggcgaccgtggcgagcggtctcctcCGGAGCGGgtcaccggagtggacttgggcgaccgtggcgagcggtctccgccggagcgggccaccggagtgacttgggcgaccgtggcgagcggtctccgccggagcgggtcACCGGATTGGACTTGAGCTGTCGCCATTGATCCAACGAGATATGTCACCGGACCTTGTGGTAGGGCATAGGAAACAatgccttatactagaaaggagtcTGGACCTCTAGGCACGGCAGCCTCGGGTACTAGGGGACTTGTAACAGAGCAGtgaagtgcgtaggcttagggtacattaccaggctacgCAGATCTTTTccaccccaggatacaagcaccacttccccggagcaggtccctaggagtTCGGGCCGCCTTCCAACTAGAAGGGGTATCCCagcctgaccacaagccagcaactcaatatGGATCGTTAGCAACAAAGGAAAGACTCCGCACGGGAGAAAGAAACAGTCAAGCTGAAACGGATGAGTGCAATTAAGCTAATGTAAAGATAAGACTgagaaagcaaatctcctttattacttGATTTATATGGTTagcgtggtgtacatcagaggtcgggattacgagggcggacctctaccactCTAGACCACTCGCTGGTGTTGCTGTTTGTGCGACGAAGCCAGAGGTCAGGTTTACAAGgacggacctttaccgctctggatCGCACGTAGGCaccacgttattacaaaggaggagcaCCCTTAATCTTATCTAGGGGCAACCTACAGCCGCCGTCCCGTAAGTCATGTACGATCCTGGCTAGAGTGGAATCGCCACCATGGGGGTTCCCCTCAGTCGTTGGAGGAAAAGGCGACCTGGACGTGCCtgtacagcatcatccagcatcacctcgggagcttgcaggGCTCTTCCCAGCACAAGAACTGTCCCATGCTCAGATAGCATgggaacaaattctttggctttgaatgggagtggcccagcCGTCGCCGGCTGCCGTCGGAAGCCAGCCCGGTGGCCGCTCATAGTGAGCTGAAGCCGGCATGACACCCTGGTACAGCGGAAGGacgggtgctcgtttggacgagcacggagcgtggagaatggcggtcgttcgccggcggCCCCGGCGCTGACACAGGTCCCCCGTACCTCGTGGTAGAGGTCGAGGCCTGTCTGCAGCAGTACCGAGAGAGGCTTGAGCCaggcgagggagaaggcgacCGTCATCTTCCCCGAGTCacagccgtcggctccaggctccatcttgagaggaaaccttgagccAATGTTGTGCCGCCGCAGGGGAACCttggtggttgcttgagagaaaaccttgagccgacgctgGGGTGTCGTAGGGTGACGCGCAACCAAGGTTCaccaaaccgtcggtaaccggtctggtttgaccggtccggaccggttccggtttgatccggtatgaaaccggtccaaattcaaattttaaatttgaattcaaaaaaatgaaaaattcccaaaaaattcctaaaaatacttcaaggtgcgacgaatctaatggtgtcaaattttcttcaaaattcgttcatttagtatagtttgcggggatttgaaattaaataaaaaaacgtgcatacaaaagtatacaaatacaatgtaaaagtagtacaaaagagagttggagggttcatttagactaaaatatgttatgcaaacatttatttagtatactttgcgggcatttgaatttaaaccaaaaaagaaaaaaaaattgaatttgaccagttaccagtcaaaccgaccggtaaaccggtcaaaccggccggtataccggtacaaaccggttgaactgcgccatttgaattcaaatttgaatttgactggtttctaccggtaaccggtcaaaccggttcggtaaaccggaaccggaggccggcggttaccgctAACCGGTCGGATATTTTAACCCTGCGCGCAGCTGGCGTCGCCGCTGCACGCCaccgcgccggctctgaggtgtcgtagtggcgacgcacagcaggcgccgctgccgtgcgccgccgtgccAAGGGCACTGCCGCCTCGGTACCGGGGCATACGGCGTCGGTGACGCCACGcctttcttcatcttctcgtcgtcattgcagaggatgagctcaacctcagaagcctAGAGGTGGGCGGAGATCTGGCCTATGCCTGCGCGCTCCCCACGGATGGCGCCAAATGTCGTAGGCTTATGgagacccacagccgggtggcgtagtgcacccgcctaatcccagagggtgaatactcggggaagtgctaagcgATTCGGCAGGTCTACCTagggagcaagaacacaagaacactcaaggatttagagtggttcgggccgccggagcgtaataccctacatccactgtgagttgtattgctcttgcgtaagaatgaatctatcctctgcccaggcTGTGTACTGGCCTCTGCCGGGACCTCTTCGGTCTTGGCTTTCTCTAACGGGcatctcccttttatagcccaaggggacgcgtacacaaGCGTtgagaccccgacaggtgggtccaacgcggatgtatagtatactgcgcagaaggcattaatggtgctacagtggttgagaatctctccccGGATACTCTTCATCGCCCTgtggactctctgaccgaggagtggattcacatgtcccatcggcgaggcgcccgttgaggtagtatagattgcggcgtagactgttgggtctaccgcgtaggcgtcatGATGGGCGAAGGCaagccgtcgtgtccaactggcataGCAGACTGAcatgcgtggcgtgggcggcgtcagcggctgcactgtgtgccttggtaacgcgcgatcaatagtgcagcctggcaaaagtcgtctcgggctctgctgtggcagagcgcacttacgtctcccgtattgaacgcggtaggtgggcgagtcttcccgaggaagtttcgcggccgcgcgcgtgcctgcgcctgcggacacgtggcggctccggacctacccaggcggggtgtctgttccctccccgttAAGGGGttcggatagtatatgggggttcgggaccccgtgggaggtccgcgGCCCCGGCTGTTAaggcgcggagcttcccctcctcagaaacatgtggcgtcaccggacccgtcccagagtggggaacgggtccggggccgttggcccggtgaggtaagagccggaCCCGTGGAGCCCGGCTGTTCCGCCctttatggcgtagttacggatgactacgcgagtcctgccttgttgcagtaggagtgggtatccctgttataGGGTACCGACATATTCAATTAAATGGCTAGAGATATGTCTCTGTGTACTAAATCATATGAATAATTCATTGAGTATAAGTATGGCTGAAGCGGGCtgtgttgtattttttttatttttcttcatttATAGCTCAATGCTGATCTATGTATATGGTTAGTCAATGGTATTTCTTTCTATTACATTACTAAAATGAACTGGAGTTATCTTATATTATGATTCATTCAAGCGGCACATACAAGAAAGGATTggtgtagtttttttttgtcttatCCCGAAAGAATGTTTGGAAGCGAAGATGTCGATGGACTTCCGTTTACTTATATATGATAATTCTCAAAAACTTCTCTGAACAGGAGGTGGCGATAAAGAGGCTTGATCTCCAGGGACAGCAAGGGGATAGGGAATTCGTCAATGAAGTTGTGATGTTGAGCCGCCTGCACCACCCAAATCTTGTAAAGCTTGTTGGCTATTGTGCTAACAATGGTCAGAGGATCTTAGTTTATGAGTATATGCCTTTGGGTTCCCTGTATAATCATATCCACGGTATGCTGCCAACCTCTACCATATATAATTCTTCCTTTTCCTATACTATGTTAGAAGCTGGTGTAATCAGAGTTGGTTATTGGTTTATGCAGATCTTCCCCCTGGTCAGCAGCCTCTTGACTGGAGTACAAGAATTAATATACTTCTTGGTGCTGCGAAAGGTCTTGAATATTTGCATAGCAAGGCCCCTCCTGTCATTAATCGTGATGTGAAATGCGAAAACAATTTGCTTGGAGAGGGGTATCACCCAAAGCTGTCTGACTTTGGCTTAGCAAGGCTAGGTCCAACTGGTGATAATACCCATGTTTCAACAAGAGTTATGGATACACATGGATATTGTGCACCAGAGTATCTGATGACCGGTAAATTGACAGTAAGCACAGATATTTATAGCTTTGGTGTTGTTATGTTGGAGGTTGTCACCGGAAGAATTGCTAGAGATGAAAGTCTCCCTGAACCTAATCGAGACCTTGCTCTATGGGTAAACCATTGCTTTCTATTCTCATATTTCTATACTTGCTTCTCCTCAATATTACTTAATAAAGTTGCCTTCATCTAAAAACTCGCTTCTCCTCGATGCTAGTATCATAACTTTTGGGCAATGCTAGTATAATACTCTGCTAATGAGGAAGTAAGTAGTCCTATTTAGTATCTCGGTCTCTTGATTCAAAAGCCTCATAAGCTTAGCTCTGCTCTGCATGAATCGACGCCATGATTTTACAAATCTTACTCTAACTTTTTTCTTAATGATATGATCATATTAAACTTTTTCTGTGCTTCTTCTATCAACTTTAATCCCATCGTTACAGAGGCAGGAATATCAAACATGCAGAAGCCATACTTTCCTGTCTCGGTCATATGAACTCACAGTTCTTCATACATATTTAATCTATGTTATTTTGGAATTCTAGCTAAAGGCCAATACTACATTTTCTCTAACGttccacctttttttttttggccccATCAGTACtctaaaaaaaagagggggggggggggctaaagGCTTAATATGCTAACTACTGTCACTAAGGTTCAGGTTTTGCGATTACTCGATTTAACCATTGCTGTATGGTTTCAGGCTGCCGAACAGGGAATCGCCAATCTGGTAGACCCGGCGCTGCAGGGTCAGTGCTCCCTGAATCGTTTGTCCATGACCTTTGCTGTTGCAAGAAGATGTGTCCGTGAATTACCCGATGGGAGGCCAACCATTGCAGAAGTTGTCACCGCTCTCACTAGGGCGGCGGTTTGAGCGTGGGGGACCCAGCACACTGGCTGGAACTAGCTCTCATGGGAACCAAGTCCAGGGTCAAGATCAGG
This window contains:
- the LOC120689298 gene encoding probable serine/threonine-protein kinase PBL7, which encodes MVESVVTMEAPHAEFITNQGLEGYKNFTYNELYVATDGFRIDRLLGQGGFGQVYKGFLGSTNQEVAIKRLDLQGQQGDREFVNEVVMLSRLHHPNLVKLVGYCANNGQRILVYEYMPLGSLYNHIHDLPPGQQPLDWSTRINILLGAAKGLEYLHSKAPPVINRDVKCENNLLGEGYHPKLSDFGLARLGPTGDNTHVSTRVMDTHGYCAPEYLMTGKLTVSTDIYSFGVVMLEVVTGRIARDESLPEPNRDLALWAAEQGIANLVDPALQGQCSLNRLSMTFAVARRCVRELPDGRPTIAEVVTALTRAAV